The Drosophila sulfurigaster albostrigata strain 15112-1811.04 chromosome 3, ASM2355843v2, whole genome shotgun sequence genomic sequence atGAAAACAGCATATCgttgttttgtgtatttttaacaCGGACTTCATAGTTATTTTTAAGttcctttttgtttgtatgtcaTGATGAGTAAATGCGTTGACAGGTCCTGGAAGCGTGTTGGAATCGATGAGCCTCGATGAGTATTCTCTGTTAATATGGCTTCGATGGTCGAAAATTGAATTAGCCGAATTAGCGACACTTTTAAGTTATCTCGCCAGGGATATAGATGACAGTTAATGAACAAAGCAATCACAGTTATTGCTAAGCAGCAATGGCCTCCGTTTCTTACCATAAGAAATGCAGTTCAAGGCGCAAGTTGAGCAGGTGCATCCGCTAACGATAACTCCGCACAGATATCCGAGAATCGATAACAAAACTTCAAAACTccattatttttggttttccgTTACAGCGACTTCTTAGTTACAGTACGCGCACAGGTGATGACCAGAGACGAAAGCACCGAGGGCTGGCTACCGCTGGCCGGGGGTGGTCTTGCAAATGTTTCGATACGGAAGCGTGCTAGACTATCCCCATTGGCATCGGGTCATGACTACATCATCTATGGGCAAAGAATCTCCGATCAAAGTGTAAGTTACAATGTAGTGTATGATATCGAATCGAGAAATGGCAAATACTCATTGGGATTTATTTCCAAATCTTTTCCAGGTCATCTTAAGCTGTGTCATCAATCGTGATCTGAAGTATTACAAAGTAATGCCAACATTTCATCACTGGCGTGCAGGCAAACAACGCAACGGACTAACATTTCAAACGGCAGCCGATGCTCGCGCCTTTGATAAAGGCGTTCTGCGCGCCTATAATGAACTAATTGATGGTATGACCTGAAACAGCTTTGCTCATATATCCCGTTTAGATGCATGCtgctttaaaacaaaacatacacTCGATCTGTCTTCAATCCATGCATTCTGTACCTTTTTCTCTTCCGCATAAACTTCTAAATAGTTTTTGAAAGCCCTCTTTACAccttgattttcttttttgacgTTCAATTTATACTTTAGACCTTGCGTTTAGAATTTTTGCCTTCATTAACTAATGCAGAACTAATGTTTTATGCTCtacttttttataaaaacaaacaacaaaaaaacttgctacaaaaaaaattaacaaatcattaacaatttaattggaattgtgcaatttgtttgaacattacaaaaattaaaacttgcaaaaaatcaacacaaaaacCATTCAAAAACATATAATTTCTAACAAAATTGGTAAGTGTTTTAATGAGGTTTCTTTTCACCTAGTTTGTCTTCCGAGTTGCGTATGCTGCAAAGGCTATTTAGAATAATCAAGAATTCATTTACAAGCACCTCGTATGCATTTGCAGCATGCTAAACTTATGTAGCAATATagaatagtatttattttcacttggTTCAATGATGAATTTAAGAAATCTGTAGTCAAAAATTGCTTATACACACTTTCAACTGCAATCTTTATGCTGTTCGCCTTAAACtgttaaatttcaaatgctcTTTACAAGCTTTTCGTAGTTAATTTGCAGTGTGCCTTGTTCTCGACAATTTTTGATAATCCGAACAATTGCCATGggaaattaaaatcatttttgttttgtatatacacGCAGGACTGGCCAAATCAAATCCCACAATAATATGCCCACCATTGACCAAATATGATTCGGTTGGTGAAGATGATGTATTCATGGTAAGTTTATTTCATACCTTTAATTTCTATCAATCATAATAATACTTTGATGTCCATACAGACCCTGGACTTACCTGTGGAAAGCGAAAGTTTACAAAAGATACATTCAAGCCCCGAAGGCAGTGAAAAAAGTCAcagtaaattgaaaaacaacatttaacGCATTTTGAAGTTGacactaaaattaaatatgttttcctTGTTGAATTACAGAAAGCGCAAGCGACCGTCACAAGGAtagctacagcaacaattcCGATTCAGAGAAACTACCAGCGGCGACCATACACTACATATCGACGGACAAAACATCAACGGCTCCGCCGGGCAATGCGGGCAGCTCATCGGATgcaccaccgccgccgccaacaGCAGCCGGTCAAATAGCGCCGAGCGAGAACTATTCATACGTAACGCTGACCGCTGTGCATCATGACTATAACTATCCGGTGGTGGAACAGCCGGTTGGCGCACAGGTGTTAAATGCCCGCCGCGAATCGATCACTGCTCTAAAGAAGCGCAATGCACTGGAGGCGGCACAGGCGATGGCGGCCGCACAAACGTCGGCATCGTCGTTGGCCGCCAGCAAACCATTGCACAAGCCAAATGTTTCGGATATACTTAAAAAGGAGACACGATTGCGTTGTCGCTATTGCCACGAGTTGTACAGCGAGGATTTCAATAGGCGCGGTGCCTGTGAGTATGCGCCGGATCCGATACGCAGCGGTTACGAGTGCATCTCGGGCATGGGCTGTGCGCGCTGTATGATTTATCATTGCATGAGCGATGCGGAGGGCGAGACGGCGCAGCATCCGTGCGATTGTAGCATTAGCGAGGCGGGCTGCACCAAACGCTGGTTGGGCCTGGCGCTGCTGTCCCTGATCGTGCCATGCCTATGGTGTTATCCGCCACTGCGTGCATGCCATTGGATGGGCATACACTGCGGTATCTGCGGGGCCCGCCATAAACCGCATGTCTGACATTTGGAGGCTAGATTGCAAGGACAGTACGATGACGACCCCAGCACCAGGCCCAGAAACGAGCACCATCCGCAACCCGACGAGCAAAACTACAAACGCCAACTGCTGCGACTCAAGCAACgccagtcgcagtctcagccGCCACCCCAGAGGCACTTCTATAATTGGGAGCTGTCGCACAGCCTTGGCGCcccacaacagcaaccgccAGAGCCGCTGTACCTAATGCAGCCGCGCAGCAGCAAGGCAGCCCAGAACGATTACGGTCGGCTGATGTTCTAAACATGTATATGAGAACCACGACAACCACAAAGACGATACCCATCAAACAAACGTTGTAATTGTGTTGTCGCCTGTTTTCAGCAGTTCAGATTTTGTTGCGAGTTAGAGCTTGGGTTTAGTTTCcatcgtttttctttttctttttgttttttttttgtaaccaTTTGATTTGCcataatttattgtatatacatcAGTAGAACACATAACACACTTCCAAGAGCATATAGCATATACCATTAATaattgtcatttattttttaagagcTGTCTCTTAACTATAGTTTTGTAAAAACTGGGCTATTTGTTTGATTGTTTTcacattatttttcatttttgtaattatatgatatatattaaaaatattaatgtacATGTATATGcttaatgaatatattttttcttagttaattaagtttttgctacttacattttgtttacaatttgaaattggagAACAGTATTAAAGCCAAGGCAAGGCACGAGAGTTATACAACTTActtatatgcaaatatatttctatatttctgTGCTTAATTCCAATTCGTTTATAGCTTTAACAGAGCAGAGCGTTTCCCCTCTCTAAGAATGCAGCGCGTGCAAATTTTTTTGCCTGATAACTCACAAAGACAACTCAAAgcgcaaatataaaaaaagagaacaaacaagaaaataaatgtaacaattgaaaatatattacccctcaattgaattacaaattgtttttacaaaaaaatatatatatctatcaATATATACCAATGTTAAAAGCGAGCAACGTCAATTTCAACCAACTGCGTTTCCTAATGACAAAGAATATTCATGTTTCGTCCAGGATGattttagaaaattatttatattttaatttcgattAAAAAAGATTGTTTTTGACTCTTCTTAGGGCTCATGaagattcaaaatatttcttttgccaatgaaaaaaaactttcggttttaactattattttgaaacaataataaaattataaacaaaaacatgcaTTAAAGAACCACATCGTTGAAATTGCGCTTTGAATCGCTTACAAATCCgtaaataataactataatataaaacaaactaACTATAgtgaaaaacaatttgtaatttgtgtaCAAATGGACAATTTCATTTGGAAATTTTAAGATCCTCTTAAAACTTGTTCATTTGACACATTGaggattaaataaaaaatacttaagtGTTTTCCAATAAAAACTTactcaacaaatttatatgcaGCTATATACTgatatataaatgaatgtgTATAAAACGTATgaagaatacaaataaaaaggaTTACTTATGTGCAAAGAACCTAAGTAATATATGTGTATTCAacatgaaattaataataataataaaagcattaatttatttcttactataaatgcatatttattcaaaaataagcAAAGGTTGTgcaaaaacacattaaaaaagcaacaaaaaattatattaaaacaaaaaaaagaagaaaacctTTAAGAATGaggaaatttgtttgtaaaagATGTAGATGCGGtatctataaataattgaacaaaAGTTGTTTagatcaaaaacaaaacaaaaaaacttatcacaaaaacacaaacaaaaaaatctttGAACAAAGAACAAACACTCAACAAAAAGTACAAActgttaaatatacatatataatttaaaattactttttattgtttagttACAAGCtacaataattttaacatCTAAAATGATCCAGAAGCATGCCAACATAAATACATTGAAATCTCAACAAAATCACAACATGCGTAAATACTACATACATTAATTGtatgaattttcaaattttaactgtgcataaccaaaaacaaattattaaacattctGAATGAACTAGGAAACCAACTAGGCATCAATAACAATAGTAAATCTTATTCGATACATTAAAGAGATTAATAGTTAATAACAGCAATTTGTTGAACACCAAGTAAGTAAATAACATgacattttcaacattttcaataaaattttttttgttatgaacATAATACATAAAATGGAATTCACCTAAATTGTATATGCATAAGTAGCCGCATATAAAAGATggcattaaaaagtaaataaaataaataatatatttattcatataaatgtatttgaaaatgtgaacaagagaaatacaaacaaataaaacacaatttaataaacaataacaacgtgTTTCAATCTCTTATTTCAGTCTGGCAACTCCACATATCACAGcatgtatttatttcgttGTCAGCTAACTTTCTATATATTGTAGAAAGATGGCCGCAACATTTTCATAAGCATCGGTGGTTCAGTGGTAGAATGCTCGCCTGCCACGCGGGCGGCCCGGGTTCGATTCCCGGCcgatgcaaacaaatttttttaaagagtattttatttattgttagtGTAGTTTTTATGCCACGCAGCATTGCTTTACTACTCAAAGTAAAGACAGTTgcttaattatatattttgtttataagcttatttatgcaaataatcaCTCGCATGGATGAGATAATGAGGAATCTTGAGACCTTGAATCACAATTCCAAAAAAACGTGATCTCACTTGTAGTGTACACTTTATAGAGTAGGTGAATTGTGACGTAGTCTTAACTGATTGAATTGTATCAATATCGTTTTAGTCCGACTACATCATGTAAAGATGAGCAGAAATTCGTAAAATGCCTAGTGTCTAAGTCGGAGGATTTAGAAGTCAATAGCGTTTTAAGACGTAAGCCCGTGGACCTGGCAACAAATCGCTCGTTATTCGAGATTGGACACAATTTTGAAGATGTTCCAAATTGGCTGAGCATCGAGCAGCCTGCGAAAACTCCATTAAAAAACATGTTGCGGTACATGGTGGAGAATCATTTAAGCACAACCGTCCAGATCGAAATAAATagaatgtattttaattgtcaCATTCTTGTGCTGCAATCGTATTCAAAGTTCTTTTTTGACCTGGAGGTGGTTCCGTTGACGGTAACATTGCCCGAGGAAAAGGTATCGCAAAAGGCATTCATGCTCATCTACAAGTGGATGATAAGTGATGAGCCCATCCTGGAGAGAAAGAGTATTCTTGAAGTCTTTGTGGCAGCTACCTACTTGAGAATTGAATCACTATTGCTTCACTGCTggaaatactttaatattatcGAGTGTTTCAATGAGGACACCGCTTGTATTTTGTACATTGAAGCGAAACGCAATCCGGCATTAGATATTGTGCGTAGTATAATGTTAACTCGAATACGGAAGTTTCTACTTACATTTGTTGCAACTCGAGATTTTTTCGATGTTCCGCTGAACCATGTAGTCTATCTGCTCAGTTCCAATGACATTTGTGTCAATACGGAAATTGAGGTAAGGCTAgatgaattttataataattggtTTGATTTAAACATAGTTATCATACAGATTCTCTTTATTATGGTACGTTGGCTGGGACATGATTGGAAGCAGCGTCAAAAATATGTGAATAGATTAATTCCTTGCATACGATTCGATTTGATGCCGCTCTGGTATCTGCTTTATGTACGTCAAGTGGAAACACACAAATTGATCAAAAAGCTAATTAATATTCCTAAAGTAAATACCACTTTCAACGAGACAATTTCCAAGATAACATCGAAAATGTATGGAGAAAAAACGGATGCTAAGAGCATAAACCAAGTTACAGAGCATCGACAGTGGATACAGGATGAAATGTGTCCTTACTTCCATCATATAGCCTGTCCATATACgcgtaatataaattttattcaatttgagtCGTATTTAACAGCATTACAACGTCAAACTCATAATAGATGGGCAACAGTTGAActgattaatttaaaaaagccaaaacaatGTTGTATTATACCGcacgatttttaaatttaaagtccATTAAAAATACGTTAAAAAAATTTCTCCATTTGCCATTCACATGATTTAGCTATATATTTTAGGTCTGGCAGTGCCAACAGCTGATTCTGGGTggcatatttgttgtttggcaattgccaaacaaagaaataagaaagaaagaataataaggaagaaattaaagtaaaatggAAAAGCTAGAAGCTCTTAAAATATCGTCAATGCGTCCGCGGAGCAATATACTCGATCGACCGCTGTCCAAAGGCAAATCTGAGGTATCACAGAGCATTGTAGCGTTACTATTCAGTGAGATTGTTCAATACTCCCAGAGTCGTGTATTCACAGTACCCGAATTGCAAACAAGGTAACAAGATTATGAGAAAGCAAATGCCTGTATATTAATGTTGCTTACATGTGTAGATTACATGAGTTGGGCCAAGATGTGGGCACACGCATCATTGACCTGTATTTTATGCGCGAACGTAGCGCCAAGCGCGAAACAAAGCTGACGCAGATGCTGCTTTTTTTGTGAAGACCACCGTGTGGAAGAATCTGTTTGGCAAGGAGGCCGAGAAGTTAGAGCATGCCAACGACGATGAGCGCACTTACTACATTATTGAAAAGGAGCCGTTGGTCAACACGTTCATAAGTGTGCCGAAAGACAAAAGCTCTCTGAATTGTGCTAACTTCACAGCTGGTATAGTTGAAGCGGTTCTAACTCATTGTGGATTTGTAAGTTCAACGGCCATATTAAGCGTATAAAGTTTATAACTATCATGTTTTCTCTGTTATTGTAGCCTTGTAAGGTAACCGCGCATTGGCACAAGGGTACCACATATATGGTTAAGTTTGAGGACTTTGTCATAGCCCGCGATAAGCAAATGGAGGAAAAATAGCAATATAATCAATcctactatatacatacattaacaaaaatatattaactcTATTTTAATTCGTTAAGATATTGCGTTTAATTTTCACActttgcaaaaaaagaaataatttgtatacttaAATAAACTTGAACTGACGATCCTTGTACGCAACCTGTCCCGAACGGTATTTCTCCTCGCGTGcatctcgctcgctctttaGCGCCCAAGCGTAGACAGCGATGGGCAGCACGACGGCAAAAAGACCCATGCGGAAAGAGTGGCCAGTGGGTCGGAAATGCTCATAGTTGGACACTCGCATAGCCTGGAAGCGCGCTAAGCCCGCATCGAACTGGGAACGCATAGAGGATAAACATTTGACAATAAGTAATGATGACATAACCAActtattcttttgttttacgTACCACAGTGCCGCCTTCACCGGTGGCATGGCGAAAGGGATTCGAGCTCTGCTTTAGGTATTCGTTGCGCAGCTTAAGTGTGTGCTCATGCTTGCGCTTGATGAACGCCTCCTCTTCTTTGGTTAAAAccatatttttgattttgctgcGAAATTCCCACTTTCGAGTTCtcaagcaacaaaagcaaaacgctGAAACAGCTGACAGCAAACAGCATGAAGCAGTATCAGTTTGCAAGTCACAGCGACACGTGCCCACATTGCGAGTGCAGAGAGTGGCAGGGTAACTCTGGCAAAAAGCGCTTATGAAATTTCGCAGCTGGCAATGCCGTTTATTTGTCGTTTCAAATGTTTAGCAGTTTACCAAACGAAAGCATATGAAGTTTAaactgtttatttaaaattgaggtgaaaatatttgtaattatggTAAGTGTATAAAGTGAAATTTGTGTTAGCAATGCTCTATATTATCTTaagttatttgttatttggttAATTGCACAAGGATACGGCTGTTTTCGGTAAAGTCTGCTGCTTCGTTACATCTCCCACACAAACAACGTTATGCGCAAGCTCATAACCTTCGATGCTCTCACAATACCCGaccatatacatattaacaatatcctctctgtctctcgctcGCTTACTCCCCCGGGAAAGGAGTTGTGCTCACTGCGCATGTCCTGTAAAGTGTTATGCGCAGATCTCGTGTCAATGTCCTGTCTGGAAACtcgtttaatttgatttcaactgCCCCTATCTcaaagggtttttttttttttgcttacgCTTAACATAATGTGCCCTGCCATTTAAAGTCAGGTATACTAATTTGTGGTAACAAATCAATACTTTAAGTCAGACCATTTTTAATCAGACACTGCGCAAGACAAACTTCGTC encodes the following:
- the LOC133840173 gene encoding sprouty-related, EVH1 domain-containing protein 1, whose translation is MTEGHESDFLVTVRAQVMTRDESTEGWLPLAGGGLANVSIRKRARLSPLASGHDYIIYGQRISDQSVILSCVINRDLKYYKVMPTFHHWRAGKQRNGLTFQTAADARAFDKGVLRAYNELIDGLAKSNPTIICPPLTKYDSVGEDDVFMTLDLPVESESLQKIHSSPEGSEKSHKSASDRHKDSYSNNSDSEKLPAATIHYISTDKTSTAPPGNAGSSSDAPPPPPTAAGQIAPSENYSYVTLTAVHHDYNYPVVEQPVGAQVLNARRESITALKKRNALEAAQAMAAAQTSASSLAASKPLHKPNVSDILKKETRLRCRYCHELYSEDFNRRGACEYAPDPIRSGYECISGMGCARCMIYHCMSDAEGETAQHPCDCSISEAGCTKRWLGLALLSLIVPCLWCYPPLRACHWMGIHCGICGARHKPHV
- the LOC133846451 gene encoding LOW QUALITY PROTEIN: trafficking protein particle complex subunit 5 (The sequence of the model RefSeq protein was modified relative to this genomic sequence to represent the inferred CDS: deleted 2 bases in 1 codon), which encodes MEKLEALKISSMRPRSNILDRPLSKGKSEVSQSIVALLFSEIVQYSQSRVFTVPELQTRLHELGQDVGTRIIDLYFMRERSAKRETKLTQMLLFVKTTVWKNLFGKEAEKLEHANDDERTYYIIEKEPLVNTFISVPKDKSSLNCANFTAGIVEAVLTHCGFPCKVTAHWHKGTTYMVKFEDFVIARDKQMEEK
- the LOC133844890 gene encoding kelch-like protein 40b, which produces LIELYQYRFSPTTSCKDEQKFVKCLVSKSEDLEVNSVLRRKPVDLATNRSLFEIGHNFEDVPNWLSIEQPAKTPLKNMLRYMVENHLSTTVQIEINRMYFNCHILVLQSYSKFFFDLEVVPLTVTLPEEKVSQKAFMLIYKWMISDEPILERKSILEVFVAATYLRIESLLLHCWKYFNIIECFNEDTACILYIEAKRNPALDIVRSIMLTRIRKFLLTFVATRDFFDVPLNHVVYLLSSNDICVNTEIEILFIMVRWLGHDWKQRQKYVNRLIPCIRFDLMPLWYLLYVRQVETHKLIKKLINIPKVNTTFNETISKITSKMYGEKTDAKSINQVTEHRQWIQDEMCPYFHHIACPYTRNINFIQFESYLTALQRQTHNRWATVELINLKKPKQCCIIPHDF
- the LOC133846454 gene encoding NADH dehydrogenase [ubiquinone] 1 beta subcomplex subunit 4, producing the protein MVLTKEEEAFIKRKHEHTLKLRNEYLKQSSNPFRHATGEGGTVFDAGLARFQAMRVSNYEHFRPTGHSFRMGLFAVVLPIAVYAWALKSERDAREEKYRSGQVAYKDRQFKFI